In the Flagellimonas sp. MMG031 genome, one interval contains:
- a CDS encoding polysaccharide deacetylase family protein, with protein MKQIFIISFSLLFMAVQIQAQKNVQERLGYPSDAKLLIVHADDLGVIHTANQATFKAFNEGSVNSASIMVPTPWLSEVAEYAKANPDHDMGIHLTLTSEWNYLRWGPVASKSEVSSLLDDNGYFYPDCAQLWENAKIEEVEIELRAQIDKAIAMGIQPTHLDSHMGCLFSTDPRYYELYVNLAKEYGIPAMINHQIEELGGKEGTKQPVLVNRIFGAGPADFDTDMAAYYANTLRNMEPGVHVMIIHCGFDNLESQGMSVEHPYWGARWRQQDYNFFTSEACAQILEEENIYLVTWKEIGALLKK; from the coding sequence ATGAAACAAATTTTTATTATTTCCTTTTCCTTGTTATTTATGGCAGTACAGATTCAGGCTCAAAAAAACGTTCAAGAACGTTTAGGATATCCCTCCGATGCCAAGTTATTGATTGTACATGCCGATGATCTTGGGGTCATACATACCGCAAACCAAGCCACGTTCAAAGCTTTCAATGAAGGTTCGGTAAACAGTGCCAGCATTATGGTGCCAACCCCATGGTTGTCCGAGGTGGCCGAATATGCCAAAGCCAACCCAGACCATGATATGGGTATTCACTTAACGTTGACCAGTGAGTGGAATTATTTAAGATGGGGACCGGTGGCATCAAAATCAGAGGTGTCCAGCTTGTTGGACGACAACGGCTATTTCTATCCCGATTGTGCCCAACTATGGGAAAATGCCAAGATTGAGGAAGTGGAGATCGAGTTAAGGGCCCAAATAGATAAAGCCATTGCCATGGGTATCCAACCTACCCACTTGGATAGTCACATGGGGTGCTTGTTTTCCACAGACCCGAGATACTACGAGCTTTATGTGAATCTGGCCAAGGAGTATGGTATTCCGGCTATGATCAATCATCAAATCGAAGAACTGGGAGGCAAGGAAGGTACCAAACAGCCCGTTCTCGTCAATCGAATATTTGGAGCAGGGCCCGCTGATTTTGATACGGACATGGCCGCTTATTATGCCAATACCCTCCGTAATATGGAACCGGGTGTCCATGTGATGATCATACACTGCGGATTTGACAATTTGGAAAGTCAGGGCATGTCTGTGGAGCATCCCTATTGGGGTGCTAGATGGCGCCAACAGGACTATAATTTCTTTACCAGTGAAGCATGTGCCCAAATCTTGGAAGAAGAAAACATCTATTTGGTGACTTGGAAAGAAATTGGAGCGTTATTAAAAAAATAA
- a CDS encoding head GIN domain-containing protein: MKKLITFALALGMIACTNAQWGKRVKGNGDYVTLERSVGEYDGVALAGWFDVELVSGTEGELTLEGESNLLEHIKTEVKNGKLVIKAENGMNLRPSSWNRGIRITVPISSIDFVSLSGSGDIVGKTTIQADKFDASMSGSGDVSLTVEANELEAALSGSGDINLSGKVTDFSVSVSGSGDIKAFDLEAEFVEATVSGSADIKVTANQSLDARVSGSGDIQYRGNPKKVHSKASGSGDITKV, encoded by the coding sequence ATGAAAAAACTTATCACTTTTGCCCTAGCCTTGGGAATGATAGCCTGTACCAACGCCCAGTGGGGCAAACGGGTCAAAGGAAACGGGGATTATGTAACCTTGGAACGCTCTGTTGGGGAGTATGATGGCGTTGCCCTTGCAGGTTGGTTTGATGTGGAACTGGTTTCTGGGACCGAAGGCGAACTGACCCTTGAAGGCGAATCCAACCTTTTGGAGCACATTAAAACCGAGGTCAAGAACGGAAAGCTGGTCATTAAGGCCGAAAATGGCATGAACCTTAGGCCATCCAGTTGGAACAGGGGTATCCGCATTACGGTTCCCATATCTTCCATTGACTTTGTAAGCCTATCCGGTTCAGGGGACATCGTAGGAAAAACGACCATTCAAGCGGATAAGTTTGATGCCAGTATGTCCGGTTCCGGGGATGTATCGCTGACCGTAGAGGCCAATGAGCTGGAAGCTGCCCTTTCGGGCTCCGGGGATATCAACCTGTCCGGAAAAGTAACCGATTTTTCAGTTTCGGTTTCCGGTTCCGGGGACATCAAAGCTTTCGATTTAGAGGCTGAATTTGTGGAGGCCACCGTTTCAGGCTCGGCCGATATCAAAGTGACCGCAAACCAATCCTTGGATGCCAGGGTTTCGGGTTCTGGAGACATCCAGTACAGGGGAAATCCCAAAAAGGTACATTCCAAGGCCTCTGGCTCGGGGGATATTACAAAAGTATAG
- a CDS encoding RNA polymerase sigma factor, translating to MSRQNEHIDTLLELCKQGKQSAQLEVYNRYYKAMYNTALRIVKHTAEAEDVMQESFLNAFTKLHTFKGDVAFGAWLKRIVINNSIYHYKKQQKKRAVDLDDVMYKVEDNDVAASDQNGYTELKAQKVMETMKSLKDNYRVSLTLHLIEGYDYEEISDIMNISYANCRTTISRAKESLRKKLTVNV from the coding sequence TTGAGCCGACAAAATGAACATATTGACACGCTGCTCGAATTGTGCAAGCAGGGCAAACAAAGCGCACAGCTAGAGGTTTACAACCGCTATTACAAAGCGATGTACAATACCGCTTTGAGGATTGTAAAACATACGGCAGAGGCAGAGGATGTGATGCAGGAATCGTTCCTGAACGCATTTACCAAGCTGCACACCTTTAAAGGAGACGTCGCCTTTGGGGCATGGTTAAAGCGGATCGTGATCAATAACAGTATCTATCATTACAAAAAACAGCAGAAAAAACGCGCTGTGGACTTGGATGATGTAATGTACAAGGTCGAAGATAACGATGTAGCTGCTTCGGACCAAAATGGTTATACAGAACTGAAGGCTCAAAAAGTGATGGAAACCATGAAAAGTTTGAAAGACAATTACAGAGTTTCTTTGACCTTACATTTAATTGAAGGGTACGATTACGAAGAAATCAGTGATATCATGAACATTAGCTATGCTAATTGTAGGACCACCATTTCGAGGGCCAAAGAAAGCCTGAGAAAAAAATTGACCGTAAATGTTTAG
- the lon gene encoding endopeptidase La, translating to MGEMKITKFDNIDLQGLDEDAELIPLLTPEDEEQMNRESLPETLPLLPLRNTVLFPGVVIPITAGRDKSINLIKDANNGSKVIGVVSQKDESVENPGPEDINTVGTVARILRVLQMPDGNTTVIIQGKKRFKIDTLLTEKPYITAKVSEAAEERPDDQSGEFEAIIDSIKELAFKIIKDNPNIPSEATFAIKNIQSNPFLINFVSSNLNLSVSEKQQLLEMPNLQERALATLKYMNMELQKLELRNDIQSKVRSDMDQQQREYFLHQQMKTIQEELGGLSYEEEVDEMTEKAKTKKWSKKVEEHFEKELAKMRRMNPQVAEYSIQRNYLDLLLDLPWNEYSKDKFDLKKAQQILDRDHYGLEDVKRRIIEYLAVLKLRNDMKSPILCLYGPPGVGKTSLGKSVAEALGREYVRMSLGGLRDEAEIRGHRKTYIGAMPGRIIQSLKKAGTSNPVFILDEIDKLASSHQGDPSSAMLEVLDPEQNSDFHDNFLEMGYDLSKVMFIATANNLSTIQPALRDRMEIINVTGYTIEEKVEIAKRHLLPKQLEEHGLSKKDLKIGKRQLEKIVEGYTRESGVRSLEKQIAKVVRYAAKSIAMEEEYNVTVTNEDVEKILGPARLERDKYENNDVAGVVTGLAWTSVGGDILFIESILSKGKGTMNITGNLGKVMKESATIAMEYIKSNAETYGIDPTVFDKYNVHIHVPEGATPKDGPSAGITMLTSLVSLFTQRKVKKSLAMTGEITLRGKVLPVGGIKEKILAAKRARIKEIILCADNKKDIEEIKEEYLKGLTFHYVTDMSEVIDIAITKQKVKHAKEL from the coding sequence ATGGGAGAGATGAAAATTACCAAATTTGACAATATAGACCTTCAGGGATTGGACGAGGATGCCGAATTGATTCCGTTGTTGACCCCTGAGGACGAGGAGCAGATGAATAGGGAAAGTCTGCCCGAAACTTTACCCTTATTGCCGCTGCGCAATACCGTTTTGTTTCCCGGTGTTGTGATTCCTATTACGGCCGGCAGGGACAAATCCATCAATTTGATCAAAGATGCCAACAATGGTTCCAAGGTCATCGGGGTGGTTTCCCAAAAGGACGAAAGCGTTGAGAATCCAGGGCCGGAGGATATCAATACCGTGGGAACAGTGGCTCGTATCCTACGGGTGCTTCAAATGCCGGATGGCAATACCACTGTGATCATTCAAGGGAAGAAGCGATTTAAGATTGATACACTCTTGACCGAGAAGCCCTATATCACTGCTAAAGTGAGCGAAGCGGCAGAGGAGCGTCCCGACGACCAAAGCGGCGAATTCGAGGCCATTATCGATTCCATTAAGGAATTGGCGTTCAAGATTATCAAGGACAATCCAAATATTCCCAGCGAGGCCACCTTTGCCATCAAAAACATACAGAGCAATCCGTTCTTGATTAATTTCGTATCCTCTAATTTGAACCTATCCGTTTCCGAGAAGCAGCAGCTTTTGGAGATGCCAAATTTACAGGAGCGCGCCTTGGCCACCTTGAAGTACATGAACATGGAACTTCAAAAATTGGAGTTGCGCAACGATATCCAAAGCAAGGTCCGTAGCGATATGGACCAGCAACAGCGGGAATATTTCCTCCACCAACAGATGAAGACCATCCAAGAAGAGTTGGGCGGACTTTCGTATGAAGAGGAGGTGGACGAAATGACCGAAAAGGCCAAGACCAAAAAATGGAGCAAAAAGGTAGAGGAGCATTTTGAGAAGGAGTTGGCCAAAATGCGCCGCATGAACCCTCAGGTGGCCGAGTATTCCATCCAACGCAATTATTTGGACCTGTTGCTCGACCTGCCATGGAACGAATACTCCAAGGATAAGTTCGATTTGAAAAAAGCACAGCAAATCTTGGATAGGGACCACTACGGTCTAGAGGACGTTAAGCGCCGTATCATCGAATATTTGGCTGTACTCAAATTGCGGAACGATATGAAATCGCCCATCCTTTGTTTGTACGGACCTCCTGGGGTGGGTAAAACCTCTTTGGGGAAATCGGTGGCAGAGGCCTTGGGTCGTGAATACGTTCGCATGTCCTTGGGCGGACTCCGCGATGAGGCGGAAATCCGCGGACACCGAAAAACATACATTGGTGCCATGCCGGGAAGGATCATTCAGAGTTTGAAAAAAGCGGGAACCTCTAACCCTGTTTTCATTCTGGATGAAATCGATAAATTGGCAAGCAGCCATCAGGGGGACCCATCTTCTGCCATGCTGGAGGTATTGGACCCTGAGCAGAACAGCGATTTCCACGATAACTTTTTGGAAATGGGCTACGACCTTTCCAAGGTGATGTTCATTGCCACGGCGAACAATTTATCCACCATTCAGCCAGCACTTCGTGACCGTATGGAAATCATCAATGTGACGGGCTACACCATCGAGGAAAAAGTGGAGATTGCCAAACGACACTTGTTGCCCAAGCAATTGGAGGAACACGGACTGTCCAAAAAGGACCTAAAGATTGGAAAGCGACAGTTGGAAAAAATCGTGGAGGGTTACACCCGCGAATCAGGTGTGCGTAGTTTGGAAAAACAAATCGCCAAAGTGGTGCGCTACGCTGCCAAATCCATTGCCATGGAAGAGGAATATAACGTAACCGTGACCAACGAGGACGTTGAAAAGATTTTGGGCCCAGCACGATTGGAGCGCGATAAGTACGAAAACAACGATGTGGCCGGGGTCGTTACCGGTTTGGCGTGGACGAGTGTAGGAGGTGATATTTTATTTATCGAGTCCATACTTTCCAAAGGAAAGGGTACAATGAACATCACGGGTAACCTCGGCAAAGTGATGAAGGAATCGGCTACCATTGCGATGGAATACATTAAGTCGAATGCAGAGACTTACGGTATTGACCCGACGGTTTTCGATAAGTACAATGTACACATTCACGTACCCGAGGGAGCTACACCAAAAGATGGCCCCAGCGCGGGGATTACCATGCTAACTTCTTTGGTATCGCTATTTACGCAACGCAAAGTGAAAAAGAGCTTGGCCATGACCGGTGAAATCACACTTCGTGGTAAGGTATTGCCGGTGGGCGGCATCAAAGAGAAAATCTTGGCGGCCAAAAGGGCGCGGATCAAAGAAATTATCCTTTGTGCAGACAATAAAAAGGACATCGAAGAAATCAAAGAAGAGTACCTGAAAGGTTTGACGTTCCATTATGTGACCGACATGAGCGAGGTAATCGATATTGCCATCACCAAGCAGAAGGTAAAACATGCCAAGGAGCTTTAA
- the cmk gene encoding (d)CMP kinase produces MGKITIAIDGYSSTGKSTIAKRLAASLNYIYVDTGAMYRAVTLFALQEGIIDKDGHLDEAALVDKLSEIHLQFVPNEETGRSEMYLNDQNVEQEIRTLHVSGFVSKVAAIKEVREKLVKMQQAMGKDKGIVMDGRDIGTVVFPEAELKLFMTASPETRATRRYKELLEKGEAVTYEEVLRNVEERDRIDSTRTVSPLTKAKDAIEFDNSDMGLEEQFERIHDFAQRVIAKVG; encoded by the coding sequence ATGGGAAAAATTACGATTGCCATTGATGGATATTCCTCCACGGGAAAGAGTACCATTGCCAAACGACTGGCGGCTAGCCTCAACTATATTTATGTAGATACCGGTGCCATGTACCGTGCCGTAACACTTTTTGCGTTGCAAGAGGGCATTATTGATAAGGACGGGCATTTGGACGAAGCTGCGTTGGTAGACAAACTATCCGAAATTCACCTCCAGTTTGTGCCCAACGAAGAAACTGGGCGTTCCGAGATGTACTTGAACGACCAGAATGTGGAGCAAGAGATTCGCACCCTGCATGTCTCGGGATTTGTCAGCAAGGTGGCGGCCATTAAGGAAGTACGTGAAAAATTGGTGAAGATGCAGCAGGCCATGGGCAAGGATAAGGGTATTGTGATGGATGGCCGTGATATTGGTACCGTAGTGTTTCCCGAAGCCGAACTAAAATTGTTTATGACGGCCTCCCCAGAAACCCGGGCTACCCGTCGTTATAAAGAACTTTTGGAAAAGGGCGAAGCGGTAACTTATGAGGAGGTGCTGAGAAATGTGGAGGAGCGCGACCGAATCGACTCTACCCGTACCGTTTCCCCATTGACCAAGGCCAAGGATGCCATCGAGTTTGACAATAGCGATATGGGCCTGGAAGAGCAGTTTGAGCGTATCCACGATTTTGCGCAAAGGGTGATTGCGAAGGTGGGGTGA
- a CDS encoding serine hydrolase domain-containing protein: MMKNILVIFCPICILLFSCGNPNAKTTIDHQTVNERVITKAQSDLIFEHTKVFPNNTQLAFAFIKNGRVQFYGVEKRNDSILSVQNHQNAFEIGSITKVFTSTVLADLVLDHTVNLDDSINLFYDFVFHKNQEITFKRLANHTSGLPRMPSNFDFDISNQDPFASYDNEKLRAYLTNDMELSFDDDRTYEYSNLGAGLLGYTLSKIEKKPLSQLFQERIFTKYDMPNSTIGSENVPTSLVQGQSPEGRPVQNWNLASLSGAGDIISTAEDLSQFVLAQFQADNEVLAMTRAATHALNEDSSVGLGWHIQKKPSGENWIWHNGGTGGYTSCLVMNTERKNAVIVLSNVSALGDLMIHIDQLCFGLMETL; encoded by the coding sequence ATGATGAAAAATATCCTTGTCATCTTTTGCCCCATATGTATTCTGTTATTCAGTTGTGGTAATCCTAACGCCAAAACAACCATCGATCATCAAACTGTTAACGAGCGGGTTATTACAAAAGCCCAATCCGATTTGATTTTTGAACATACCAAAGTCTTTCCGAACAACACCCAACTCGCTTTCGCCTTTATTAAGAATGGCAGGGTACAGTTCTACGGTGTGGAGAAAAGAAACGACTCCATTCTTTCAGTTCAAAATCATCAAAATGCCTTTGAAATCGGTTCCATTACCAAAGTATTCACCAGTACAGTTTTGGCCGATTTGGTGTTGGACCATACAGTAAATTTGGATGATAGCATCAATCTTTTTTATGATTTTGTGTTCCATAAAAATCAGGAAATCACTTTTAAAAGATTGGCAAACCATACCTCTGGACTTCCAAGAATGCCCTCTAATTTTGATTTTGATATCAGTAACCAAGACCCTTTTGCGTCTTACGACAATGAAAAGTTAAGAGCATATTTGACGAATGACATGGAACTATCTTTTGATGATGATAGAACATATGAGTATTCCAATTTGGGAGCTGGCCTTTTGGGGTATACCTTGTCAAAAATTGAAAAAAAGCCCTTGAGCCAATTGTTCCAAGAAAGGATATTTACAAAATATGACATGCCCAACAGCACTATTGGAAGCGAAAATGTACCCACTTCATTAGTGCAAGGGCAAAGCCCGGAAGGGCGACCGGTGCAAAATTGGAATTTGGCCTCTTTGTCCGGCGCCGGTGACATCATTTCCACTGCTGAAGATCTTTCCCAATTTGTGTTGGCACAATTTCAAGCAGATAATGAAGTTTTGGCAATGACCAGAGCGGCAACACATGCTCTAAACGAAGATTCCAGTGTAGGTTTGGGGTGGCACATACAAAAGAAACCATCAGGCGAGAACTGGATATGGCACAATGGCGGAACTGGGGGATATACATCCTGTTTGGTAATGAATACAGAAAGAAAGAATGCCGTTATTGTCTTATCCAACGTTTCAGCTCTTGGTGACCTTATGATACATATTGACCAACTCTGTTTTGGACTTATGGAGACTCTTTAG
- a CDS encoding amidohydrolase, which yields MHHFKTFSLFSLLLLFIACKSDQSPSAEEAAVVYHGGDIITMAGNTPNYVEALVVKDGIITFAGTASEAMQMVGKGHQMVNLEGRTMLPGLIDGHAHFSSFSAQAIGAQILPPPDAGAKDIPTLISVLKEWNTPENRALTGWIFGMGFDDSVLEENRFPTKHDLDQVTTEFPIMIVHISGHFASVNSKGLELLGIDASTPDPEGGIIRREGNNEPNGVLEELAAIPYYAKALTPATAEAANRFFEAGQEMALSYGYTTAQEGRDMGNVDQFAQLANAQKLKLDVVSYVDYLFVDKYLNSEWKSNSYNNHYRIGGMKVTLDGSPQGRTAWRTRPYLIPPDGASETYSGYPAIPQDSVVTAIYNKAFKNNWQILTHANGDAAIDQMIRTMTTAAQTHGNEDRRSVLIHGQYVREDQLDSLKKLDVIASLFPLHTFYWGDWHKQIIGDSLGNKISPTRTALNKGLNITIHTDAPVALPNLMRMVGISVERKSRSGQVIGENEKLTSYEALKGITEWSAYQHFEEDSKGTLEAGKVADLVILDKNPLKVPESDIKNIQVLETIKNGVSVYKR from the coding sequence CGGCGGCGACATCATTACCATGGCCGGTAATACGCCCAATTATGTAGAAGCACTTGTAGTAAAAGACGGGATTATCACCTTTGCAGGAACTGCAAGTGAAGCTATGCAAATGGTCGGAAAAGGTCATCAAATGGTGAATTTGGAAGGTCGTACCATGCTGCCGGGTTTAATCGATGGCCACGCTCACTTTTCATCCTTTTCCGCACAGGCCATCGGAGCACAAATATTACCGCCTCCCGATGCCGGGGCAAAAGACATCCCTACCTTGATTTCGGTTTTAAAGGAATGGAACACACCAGAAAACCGAGCACTTACGGGATGGATCTTTGGGATGGGCTTTGATGATTCTGTCCTAGAAGAAAACAGATTTCCTACCAAACACGACCTAGATCAAGTAACCACTGAGTTTCCCATTATGATTGTGCACATTTCCGGGCATTTTGCCTCGGTCAATTCCAAAGGGCTTGAGCTTTTGGGCATCGATGCCAGCACCCCTGATCCCGAAGGAGGTATCATCCGAAGGGAAGGCAATAACGAACCCAATGGTGTACTGGAAGAACTTGCCGCCATTCCATACTATGCAAAAGCCTTGACACCGGCGACCGCCGAAGCGGCCAATCGCTTTTTTGAAGCAGGTCAGGAGATGGCCCTTTCCTACGGTTATACCACCGCGCAAGAAGGAAGGGATATGGGGAATGTGGATCAATTTGCACAACTGGCCAATGCCCAAAAATTGAAATTGGACGTAGTGAGCTATGTGGATTACCTTTTTGTGGACAAGTATCTGAACAGCGAATGGAAGAGCAACAGCTACAATAACCATTACCGGATTGGAGGAATGAAGGTTACTTTGGATGGTTCTCCCCAAGGCAGAACTGCATGGCGCACCAGACCCTATTTGATTCCGCCAGATGGTGCCAGCGAAACATATAGCGGGTACCCTGCCATTCCTCAAGACAGCGTGGTCACAGCCATTTACAACAAAGCCTTCAAAAATAACTGGCAAATTTTGACCCATGCTAATGGCGACGCTGCCATCGACCAAATGATCCGGACCATGACAACTGCCGCCCAAACCCATGGCAACGAAGACCGGAGGAGTGTATTGATTCATGGGCAATACGTGCGCGAAGACCAATTGGACTCCCTCAAAAAATTGGATGTGATTGCATCCCTTTTCCCGTTGCACACCTTTTATTGGGGCGATTGGCACAAACAGATTATCGGGGACAGCCTGGGCAATAAAATCAGCCCTACACGTACCGCTTTAAACAAAGGCTTGAATATTACCATTCATACCGATGCGCCCGTGGCACTGCCCAACTTGATGCGCATGGTAGGCATTTCCGTGGAGCGCAAATCCCGTTCTGGACAAGTGATCGGCGAAAACGAAAAACTCACCTCTTACGAAGCCCTAAAAGGAATCACCGAATGGTCCGCTTACCAACATTTTGAGGAAGATTCCAAAGGAACGCTGGAAGCTGGTAAGGTTGCCGACTTGGTCATCTTGGACAAAAACCCGTTGAAGGTGCCGGAAAGTGATATAAAAAATATTCAGGTTCTTGAAACGATTAAAAATGGGGTTTCCGTGTACAAGAGATAG